GCAAGGGGCGGAACAACCGCCTCGAGCCGGCGCCGGCCGACCCGGGCAGTCCGTGGGCGATCGGCGGCAGCGCCGGCGGACACACCTCGGTGGAGCCCGGACTTGGCACGCTCGACGACTTCGATCGGTTCGTTGCCGTCGCAGAACGCCTCGGCCTCGAGGTCGCGCTCGATCTCGCCTACCAGGCGTCACCCGATCACCCCTACGTCGCCGAGCACCCGGAGTGGTTCCGGCAGCGGCCGGACGGATCGATCAAGCACGCGGAGAACCCGCCGAAGAAGTACCAGGACATCTACCCGTTCGACTTCGACTCGAAGGACTGGCGCGCCCTCTGGGACGAGCTGAAGAACATCGTCGAGTTCTGGATCGGGCATGGGGTCAAGATCTTTCGCGTGGACAACCCGCATACCAAGCCGTTTCGCTTCTGGGAGTGGATGATCGCCGGCATCCGCCGCCGGCACCCGGACACCATTTTCCTGTCCGAGGCGTTCACGCGGCCCAAGGTGATGCGGCACCTGGCCAAACTCGGGTTCTCGCAGTCGTATACCTATTTCACCTGGCGGAACTCGAAGCCGGAGCTGGTCGAGTACTTCACCGAGCTCACGCAGACCGACGTGCGGGAGTACATGCGCCCGAACCTGTTCGTGAACACGCCGGACATCCTGCACGAGTACCTGCAACGCGGCGGACGGCCGGCGTTCCGCGTGCGGTTGCTGCTCGCGGCGACCCTCGGCGCGTCGTACGGGGTGTACAGCGGGTTCGAGGTGTACGAGAACCGCGCCGTGCGCGCGGGATCGGAGGAGTACCTGAACTCCGAGAAGTACGAGTTCCGGCACTGGGACTGGAACCAGCCGGACACGCTGCGCCCGCTCATCGCGCGGGTGAACGCCATCCGGCACGAGCATGCCGCGCTGCGCTCGAACTGGGGCCTGCGCTTTCACCAGACGGACAACGATCACCTGATCTGCTACAGCAAACGGTCGCCCGACGGCGGCGACGCGCTGCTGATCGTGGCGAATCTCGATCCCCACGTCATGCAGCACGGCTGGATCCGGGTGCCGGTCGCGGAGTTCGGGCTCGTGCCGGACCGCGGGTACGAGGCGCACGACCTGCTGAGCGGCGAGACCTACTACTGGCACGGCGAGTGGGACTACGTGCGGCTCGACCCCCAGCTGCGTCCCGGGCACATTCTGCGGCTCACGGCGTCATGACGGATCCGGCTTTCGCGGACGATCCGCTCTGGTACAAGGACGCCGTCGTGTACGAGACGCACGTCCGGGCGTTCTTCGACAGCAACAACGACGGCATCGGCGACTTCCCGGGCCTGACCGAGAAGCTCGATTACCTGCGCGACCTCGGCGTCAACGCGATCTGGCTCCTGCCCTTCTATCCCTCGCCGCTGCGCGACGACGGGTACGACATCGCGAAGTACGAGGGCATCCATCCGTCCTACGGAGCGCTCGGCGACTTCAAGAAGTTCCTGCGCGAGGCGCACGCGCGCGGCCTGCGCGTGATCACCGAGCTGGTCATCAACCACACGTCCGACCAGCACCCGTGGTTCCAGGCTGCGCGCCGCGCGCCGAAGGGGTCACCGAAGCGCGATTTCTACGTGTGGAGCGAGACGAAGCAGAAGTACGAAGGCGTCCGGATCATCTTCACCGACACCGAGAAGTCGAACTGGACCTGGGACGACACGGCAGGCGCGTACTACTGGCACCGGTTCTTCCACCACCAGCCGGATCTGAATTTCGACAACCCGCAGGTGCTGCGCGCGGTGCTGCGCGTGATGCGGTTCTGGTTCGACATGGGCGTCGACGGCATGCGGCTGGACGCCATTCCCTACCTCATCGAGCGCGAAGGCACGATCTGCGAGAACCTGCCGGACACACACTCCGTGCTCAAGCAGATCCGCCGCGGCCTCGACACACGCTTCCGCGGGCGCTTCCTGCTTGCGGAAGCCAACCAGTGGCCTGCCGACGTCGCCGAGTACTTCGGCCAGGGGGACGAGTGCCACATGGCATTCCATTTCCCGCTCATGCCGCGGATGTTCATGGCGCTCCGGCAGGAGGATCGCCATCCGATCACCGAGATCCTGCGCCAGACGCCCGACATCCCCGACACGTGCCAGTGGGCGCTTTTTCTCCGCAACCACGACGAGCTGACGCTGGAGATGGTCACCGACGAGGAACGCGACTACCTGTACCAGGCGTACGCCGCCGATCCGCAGATGCGGATCAACGTCGGCATCCGCCGGCGGCTCGCGCCGCTCCTCGAGAACAGCCGGCGCCGCATGGAGCTGCTCAACAGCCTCCTGTTCTCGTTCCCCGGCACGCCGGTGCTCTATTACGGCGACGAGATCGGCATGGGCGACAACGTGTACCTGGGCGATCGCAACGGCGTGCGCACCCCGATGCAGTGGACCGGCGATCGCAACGCCGGGTTCTCGAAGGCGGACCCGGCGCGCCTCTACGCGCCCGTGATCATGGACTCGGTGTACGGCTACCAGGCGATCAACGTCGAGGCGCAGGAACGATCCCCCTATTCGCTGCTCAACTGGATGCGCCGCATGATCGCGCTCAGGCGCCAGAACCGCGTGCTCGGGCGCGGCAGCATCGAGTTCCTCCGGCCCGCCAACCGCAAGATCCTCGCGTACCTGCGCCGGCACGCGGGCGACGTCGTGCTCTGCGTCGCCAACCTGGCACGCACGATCCAGCCGGTGGAGCTGGACCTCTCCGAGTTCAAGGGCTTCACGCCCATCGAGATGATCGGGCAGACCGAGTTCCCCCGCATCGCCGACGAGCCGTACATGTTGACGCTCGGAACGTACGCGTTCTACTGGTTCAAGCTCCAGCTCAATCCGATGCCGGTCGCGGCGCGGGTCGCCGCGCAGGAGCCCGAGGTTCGCGAACAGGCGGCGCCGCTCTTCATGGGGGCCGCGTGGGACACCTTGCTCGAAGGGAACGTGCGCGGCCTCATCGAGCGCGACCTGCTGGCGGACTTCCTGCGGCGCCAGCGCTGGTTCGGCGGAAAGGCGCGCGAGCTGCGGCGGGTGCGGTTCGCGGACTGGGGGCTCGTGCGCCGCACGCCGTCTCCGCTCTTCGTCACGATCGTCGAAGCCGAGTACGGCGACCTCGGCCGCGAGCGCTACCTCCTGCCGATCACGATGAGCAGCGGGGCGGATGCGGCAGCCATCGAGCGCCACCACCCGCAGGCCGTCATCGGACATGTGAGCGGCGCGCGGAAAGGCCTCATCCACGATGCCGCCGTCGCAGCGGCGTCGGGGCATGCGCTGTTCGAGGCGATCGCGCGGGAGGAAACGCTGGCGCTCCGCGGGGGCGTGCTGCGCGGCCGGGCGACCGCCATGCTTCCCGAGCTTCGCGGCCCGGCGGCGCTCGAGGCCGCTCCGGCGACCACCGAGCAGAGCAACTCGATGATCGCGTTCGGCGATCGCCTGCTGCTGAAGCTGTTCCGGCGCGTCGAGGAGGGACCGAACCCCGACGTGGAGATCACGCAGTACCTGACCGAGCGCACCGGCTTCACACGCGCGCCGCGCCTGGGCGGTGTGATTGACTACGAGGCCCGCGGCGGAAAGACGGGCAGCTTCGCGATGCTGCAGTCGCGCATTGCCAGCCAGAGCGACGGATGGGGACATGCGATCAGCGAGATGGGCCGCTACTACGAGCGCGTGTCGGTGGCGGGCGGTCCCTCCGCTGACACGGCAGCCGCCGCTGCGCTCCCCTGGACCCAGCTCGTTCGCACGCCGATTCCCCGCGAGGCCCTCGACCTGGTCGGCGCGTACCTGGAGAACGCATCCACGCTGGGCAGGCGGAGCGCCGAATTGCACGCGGCGCTTGCCGGCGCGGAAGGAGACGAGGCGTTCGCGCCCGAGCCGCTGACGGAAGAAGACCGCCGCGCGCTCGCCGCCTGCATGGTGGAAGAGGCGGACCGCACGCTCGACGCGGTGCCGCCGCAGTTGCCGAAGCTGTCGCCCGAGACCGCGGCCGGCGCACGCGAGCTCATCGTGCTCCGCGAGCGGATCACCCGGACGTTCGGCGCGATCGCGCACACGGCGGCCCCCGTGTCGAAGATCCGCGTCCACGGCGACTACCACCTCGGCCAGGTGCTCTGGGCGGAGAACGACTACTACATCATTGATTTCGAGGGCGAGCCGGCCAGGAGCCTCGCGGAACGGCGCGCGAAGCAGCTCGCGCTCAAGGATGTCGCCGGCATGCTTCGATCGTTCGGCTACGCCGCGTACGCGGGGCTGGGCGCATACGCCGCCACGCGCCCGGACGAGGCGGACCGGATGGAGCCGTGGGCCCGTGCATGGCAGGCGTGGACCTCGGCGGCGTTCCTGCGCACCTATCTCGACACGGCGGCCGCCGCCGCGTTCCTGCCGTCCAGCCCCGAGGACACCGAGCGCCTGCTCGACGCGTTCGTGCTCGACAAGGCGCTGTACGAGCTGCGCTACGAGCTGAACAATCGTCCAGACTGGGTCCACATCCCCCTTTGGAGCATCCTGAGATTTCTCCGGGGAGGGGCATGAGGACCAAGACCTCCGCGACGCGCCGGAGCTTCGGCGCCCAGCCGCTGGCGGGCGCCACGCGGTTCAGCGTGTGGGCCCCCCGCGCCGCCGGCGTGTCGGTGCTCATCGAGTCAGGAAGCCGCGCGGGCGAGCACGCGATGGCGCGTGCCGAGGCCGGGACGTTCTCCGCAACGGTGCGCGGCATCGGCCCCGGCGATCTCTACCGTTACCGCGTCGACGGGTCCGCGCCGATGCCGGACCCGGCATCGCGGTTTCAGCCGCTCGGCGTTCACGGTCCGTCCGAAGTGATCGATCCGGCGGCCTATCGCTGGAACGATGAGGGCTGGCGCGGCGTGGACCCGGCACGTGCGGTCATCTACGAGCTGCACGTCGGCACGTTCACCGTTGAAGGAACATTCCGCGCCGCGGCGGCGCGCCTGCCCTACCTCCGCGACCTGGGAGTCACGATCGTCGAGCTGATGCCCGTCGCCGATTTCCCAGGCACTCGCAACTGGGGCTACGACGGCGTGGATCTCTATGCGCCGGCCCGCGTCTATGGGCGGCCCGACGATCTGCGACGCTTCGTGGAGGACGCGCACCGCAACGGCCTCGGCGTCATGCTCGACGTGGTGTACAACCACCTCGGTCCCGACGGCGCCTACNNNNNNNNNTCGCGCCCTCGTTCTTCACCTCGCGGCATGCGAGCGCCTGGGGCGACGGCGTCAACCTCGACGGGCCGGACTCCCCGATGGTGCGCCGCTTCATCGTCGAGAACGCGATGCACTGGATCGACGAGTATCACGCCGACGGCCTGCGGCTGGACGCGACGCACGCCCTCGCCGATGACAGCCCGACGCCGATCGTCGCGGAGATCGTCGCCGAGGTGCGAGCCGCGGCCGGCCGGCCGGTGATGATCGTGGCCGAAGATCATCGCAACCTTGCCACGATGGTGCGCGAGCCGGAGGAGGGGGGCTGGGGGCTCGACGGGATCTGGGCCGACGACTTCCACCACATCATGCGGCGGATCCTCGCCGGAGATTCGGAGGGGTACTACGAAGACTACCGGCCGTCGGTCGAAGACCTGGCGGCGACGCTCAGGCAAGGCTGGTTCTACACGGGACAGCGCTCGCGCCACCTGTCGGCGCCGCGCGGCACGGATCCGGCCGGCATCGCGCCGCGGAAGTTCGTCATCTGCCTCCAGAATCACGATCAAATCGGCAACCGCGCGTACGGCGACCGGCTGCATCATTCGATTCCGCTCGCCGCCTACCGTGCCGCGTCGGCCGTGCTGCTCGCCGCGCCGATGACGCCGCTGCTGTTCATGGGCCAGGAGTGGGCGGCGCGGGCTCCCTTCCGGTATTTCACGGACCACACGACGGAACTGGGCCGCGCGATCGTGGACGGGCGGCGGAAGGAGTTCGAACGTTTCTCCGCCTTCCGCGACCCGGCGTTGCGCGAGCGGATCCCGAGCCCGCAGGACGCCGCCACGTTCGAGGCGAGCCGGCTGGACTGGTCCGAGGCGGCGATGCCGCCGCACGTGGGGGTGCACCGGCTGTACCGCAAGCTCCTCGGACTGCGTGAAGCGGGGCTGCGCGTGGCCGATGGCGCACGCGGGCGCGCGGCGATCGAGGCAGTGGACGCCGACACGCTGTCGATCGAGTACGCGGCCGGGGCGTCGCGCCTGCGGATCGTCGCACGGCTCAGGGGGG
This genomic interval from Acidobacteriota bacterium contains the following:
- a CDS encoding alpha-1,4-glucan--maltose-1-phosphate maltosyltransferase, with amino-acid sequence MPSRRRSSAVTRARTAEVAPTLPPRVVIENVQPQVDGGRFPVKRCVGEAVTVQADIFADGHDVVAAVLKFREREYDDAAAGAWREIPMLPLGNDRWEARFTVERVALYEFTVQGWVDRFATWRDGLSKKVAAGQDVALELQEGALMVRAALVVSAVADGHPRTDGERLEGFLDALERGEQADRHAAALSPELWALMLRCDDRTAAATIDPPLTVLGERERARAGAWYEMFPRSYSPEPGRSATFAEAAERLAGIAEMGFDVVYLSPIHPIGTTFRKGRNNRLEPAPADPGSPWAIGGSAGGHTSVEPGLGTLDDFDRFVAVAERLGLEVALDLAYQASPDHPYVAEHPEWFRQRPDGSIKHAENPPKKYQDIYPFDFDSKDWRALWDELKNIVEFWIGHGVKIFRVDNPHTKPFRFWEWMIAGIRRRHPDTIFLSEAFTRPKVMRHLAKLGFSQSYTYFTWRNSKPELVEYFTELTQTDVREYMRPNLFVNTPDILHEYLQRGGRPAFRVRLLLAATLGASYGVYSGFEVYENRAVRAGSEEYLNSEKYEFRHWDWNQPDTLRPLIARVNAIRHEHAALRSNWGLRFHQTDNDHLICYSKRSPDGGDALLIVANLDPHVMQHGWIRVPVAEFGLVPDRGYEAHDLLSGETYYWHGEWDYVRLDPQLRPGHILRLTAS
- the treS gene encoding maltose alpha-D-glucosyltransferase — its product is MTDPAFADDPLWYKDAVVYETHVRAFFDSNNDGIGDFPGLTEKLDYLRDLGVNAIWLLPFYPSPLRDDGYDIAKYEGIHPSYGALGDFKKFLREAHARGLRVITELVINHTSDQHPWFQAARRAPKGSPKRDFYVWSETKQKYEGVRIIFTDTEKSNWTWDDTAGAYYWHRFFHHQPDLNFDNPQVLRAVLRVMRFWFDMGVDGMRLDAIPYLIEREGTICENLPDTHSVLKQIRRGLDTRFRGRFLLAEANQWPADVAEYFGQGDECHMAFHFPLMPRMFMALRQEDRHPITEILRQTPDIPDTCQWALFLRNHDELTLEMVTDEERDYLYQAYAADPQMRINVGIRRRLAPLLENSRRRMELLNSLLFSFPGTPVLYYGDEIGMGDNVYLGDRNGVRTPMQWTGDRNAGFSKADPARLYAPVIMDSVYGYQAINVEAQERSPYSLLNWMRRMIALRRQNRVLGRGSIEFLRPANRKILAYLRRHAGDVVLCVANLARTIQPVELDLSEFKGFTPIEMIGQTEFPRIADEPYMLTLGTYAFYWFKLQLNPMPVAARVAAQEPEVREQAAPLFMGAAWDTLLEGNVRGLIERDLLADFLRRQRWFGGKARELRRVRFADWGLVRRTPSPLFVTIVEAEYGDLGRERYLLPITMSSGADAAAIERHHPQAVIGHVSGARKGLIHDAAVAAASGHALFEAIAREETLALRGGVLRGRATAMLPELRGPAALEAAPATTEQSNSMIAFGDRLLLKLFRRVEEGPNPDVEITQYLTERTGFTRAPRLGGVIDYEARGGKTGSFAMLQSRIASQSDGWGHAISEMGRYYERVSVAGGPSADTAAAAALPWTQLVRTPIPREALDLVGAYLENASTLGRRSAELHAALAGAEGDEAFAPEPLTEEDRRALAACMVEEADRTLDAVPPQLPKLSPETAAGARELIVLRERITRTFGAIAHTAAPVSKIRVHGDYHLGQVLWAENDYYIIDFEGEPARSLAERRAKQLALKDVAGMLRSFGYAAYAGLGAYAATRPDEADRMEPWARAWQAWTSAAFLRTYLDTAAAAAFLPSSPEDTERLLDAFVLDKALYELRYELNNRPDWVHIPLWSILRFLRGGA